From Woronichinia naegeliana WA131, the proteins below share one genomic window:
- a CDS encoding transposase, whose product MTVFSIACEPPADYDRPLSHWTARELADEMLKQGIVESISPRHVGRLLAEADLKPHQSQYWLNPPPDPEFDEKVSDICQTYLSAMERAEQGEQTISIDEMTGIQALERKAPAQPMRPGKPERREFEYIRHGTQTLIASFNVVSGQIAQASVGDTRTEIDYLNHVQQLVASDPKTVKWHLLMDCLNTHQSESLVGLGGASRRT is encoded by the coding sequence GTGACCGTGTTCAGTATAGCTTGTGAGCCACCGGCGGATTATGACCGACCGCTCAGTCATTGGACAGCGCGGGAACTGGCGGATGAAATGCTCAAACAAGGCATTGTTGAGAGCATCTCCCCTCGCCATGTGGGACGATTGCTGGCGGAAGCCGACTTGAAACCACACCAATCGCAATATTGGTTAAATCCTCCCCCCGACCCTGAGTTTGATGAGAAAGTTAGTGACATTTGTCAGACCTACCTGAGTGCAATGGAGCGAGCAGAACAGGGAGAACAGACAATTTCCATTGATGAGATGACCGGCATTCAAGCCTTGGAACGAAAGGCTCCTGCCCAACCAATGCGACCTGGCAAACCAGAAAGGCGAGAATTTGAGTATATTCGTCACGGCACCCAGACGTTAATTGCCAGTTTTAATGTGGTTTCAGGTCAGATTGCCCAAGCCAGTGTGGGAGACACGCGCACTGAGATAGACTATCTCAATCATGTTCAACAGTTGGTTGCCAGTGACCCAAAGACTGTCAAGTGGCACCTGCTGATGGATTGCTTGAACACCCATCAATCAGAATCACTAGTAGGCTTGGGTGGCGCAAGTCGAAGGACTTGA
- a CDS encoding ComEC family competence protein yields the protein MTLFWAIISVLAGLTLPRYWRRGPRMSFWLCMGILAICAAMYGQWRIPQASPQDVSQVVQISDRGSQPVTITGELLSVGRSNLHDRLQFWLRGELVQIDADPRFKPIAGQVYLTLPREVGEKFTPCQKVRVQGILYQPPGSKNPGSQDFRQYLAGQGVFAGLKGETAVPIGQGFCGFSQLRSRIVDAQGLWLPKTEGSLISSIVLGQKAVDLPYNLRNLFSQVGLSHVLAASGYQVSLLVGTTLLLTQKLSRRSRFWLGLGVLLFYLGLTGLQPSVTRAGLMWVGVLIGELYERRLKTLGALLLVATLLLIVNPIWIWDLGFQLSFLATFGIVVTSPYLQSQFDFLPPKIAEIMAVPLAASVWTLPLILYQFSVFALAAIPLNILVSPLIEIISLGGVISAISALVIPLAGSAIAWLLYYPTHWLILLAQTFKQFPNVAVGNISVAVLGLTYGAMILIWLHPEWQKRWPWITVVLLSFLILPLFYQQLTLVRVTVFDQTSQPILVIQNPGQTIVIEDGNSETEQFLLKPFLAAAGINRVDCRLNLNKVSPPPCTELTWFSQNPPILQLSLKTRRWLVFPSTIPDALPDSLFRQIPPDVVVWAGKLTTIDGLEKIRPLTAIAVSPYVSKKLKRRLTKKGIQLQVTGQEGTIQWTPQQGFQSAVGFRD from the coding sequence TTGACCCTGTTTTGGGCCATCATCAGTGTTTTGGCCGGTTTGACATTACCACGTTATTGGCGACGGGGGCCGAGGATGTCTTTTTGGCTCTGTATGGGAATTTTGGCTATCTGTGCAGCGATGTATGGTCAATGGCGTATTCCCCAAGCGAGTCCCCAGGATGTTAGTCAGGTTGTACAGATCTCCGATCGCGGTTCCCAGCCAGTAACCATCACGGGAGAATTGCTAAGTGTGGGCAGAAGCAATCTTCATGATCGACTGCAATTTTGGCTGCGGGGGGAATTGGTACAGATTGATGCCGATCCGCGATTTAAACCGATCGCTGGCCAGGTCTATCTAACCTTGCCGAGGGAAGTGGGAGAAAAGTTCACGCCCTGTCAAAAAGTCAGGGTTCAAGGCATACTCTATCAACCTCCAGGCAGTAAAAATCCAGGGAGTCAGGATTTTCGTCAGTATTTAGCCGGTCAAGGCGTTTTTGCCGGACTCAAAGGAGAAACGGCGGTTCCCATTGGTCAAGGTTTTTGTGGTTTTTCCCAACTGCGATCGCGGATTGTGGATGCCCAGGGTTTATGGTTGCCGAAAACAGAAGGTTCACTGATTAGTTCAATTGTCCTGGGACAAAAAGCAGTGGATTTACCCTACAATCTCCGCAATTTATTTTCCCAAGTAGGTTTATCCCATGTTTTAGCGGCATCAGGATATCAGGTTTCTCTACTAGTGGGTACGACCCTCCTTTTAACCCAAAAATTGTCTCGGCGATCGCGCTTTTGGTTAGGACTGGGGGTTTTACTCTTTTATTTGGGACTGACCGGATTACAGCCTTCGGTTACTAGAGCCGGTTTGATGTGGGTTGGGGTTTTAATCGGGGAATTGTACGAACGTCGGTTGAAAACCTTAGGGGCGTTACTACTGGTGGCCACCTTACTTTTGATCGTTAACCCAATTTGGATCTGGGACTTAGGATTTCAACTCAGCTTTTTAGCCACCTTTGGCATTGTTGTGACCAGTCCCTATTTACAAAGCCAATTCGATTTTTTGCCTCCTAAAATTGCTGAAATAATGGCTGTTCCTCTAGCGGCTTCCGTTTGGACATTACCCCTTATCCTTTATCAATTTAGTGTTTTCGCTCTAGCCGCAATTCCGCTTAATATTCTGGTCAGTCCCCTGATAGAAATAATCAGTTTAGGGGGAGTTATCAGTGCGATCTCCGCCTTAGTTATTCCTCTGGCCGGTAGTGCGATCGCCTGGCTTTTGTATTATCCGACTCACTGGTTAATTCTCCTGGCCCAGACCTTTAAACAGTTTCCAAATGTGGCAGTAGGTAATATTTCTGTCGCAGTTTTGGGGTTAACCTATGGGGCAATGATTTTAATTTGGTTACATCCTGAGTGGCAAAAACGTTGGCCTTGGATAACCGTCGTTTTATTGAGTTTTTTAATTCTACCGTTGTTCTATCAGCAGCTTACCCTGGTACGAGTAACCGTTTTTGATCAAACTTCCCAACCGATTCTGGTCATTCAAAATCCAGGTCAAACCATCGTCATTGAAGACGGCAACTCTGAAACAGAGCAATTCCTTCTCAAACCTTTTTTAGCAGCAGCCGGCATTAATCGCGTAGATTGTCGTCTCAATCTAAACAAGGTGTCTCCCCCGCCCTGTACAGAGTTAACCTGGTTTAGCCAGAATCCTCCCATACTCCAATTATCACTCAAAACCAGACGGTGGTTAGTCTTTCCCTCCACCATTCCTGATGCTCTCCCCGATAGTCTATTCAGACAAATTCCTCCCGATGTTGTGGTTTGGGCGGGTAAGTTAACAACAATCGATGGCTTAGAAAAAATACGTCCCTTAACGGCGATCGCGGTTAGTCCCTACGTCAGTAAAAAGTTAAAGCGTCGGTTAACCAAAAAAGGGATTCAACTCCAGGTCACAGGGCAAGAGGGCACAATACAATGGACACCTCAACAGGGTTTTCAATCGGCGGTTGGTTTTCGAGATTAG
- a CDS encoding Tab2/Atab2 family RNA-binding protein, with the protein MTLWQADFYKHAVAHRNGEEILWELILCDIQGNVLCEKSCPQSQASSAWLIVQLESLLTEGKPTAIQVFRPQSLNLFKLAGEQLGLEIVATRQTTMLKALLQKRYGNQALVLDVPPPQPLPENLWGEQWCFATLSVESLLTSFGDAPIPYRSMPEAYLSLCRELVAELPIPGSIIYAGRQARYLCQWLADISPVSLNYQATEIGQSGGLVLEAGLMDRWILATFADPEVAQGATLFEQRKAVVHHLHFLLIQPDNSGATYTGFWLLQTEP; encoded by the coding sequence ATGACCCTTTGGCAAGCTGACTTTTATAAACATGCCGTTGCTCATCGTAATGGAGAAGAAATTCTCTGGGAGTTAATACTTTGCGATATTCAGGGGAATGTTCTCTGTGAAAAATCCTGTCCCCAGTCCCAAGCCAGTAGTGCTTGGTTAATCGTTCAGCTAGAGTCATTACTGACCGAAGGAAAACCCACTGCTATTCAGGTCTTTCGCCCTCAATCCTTAAACCTATTTAAACTCGCAGGAGAGCAACTTGGATTGGAGATTGTGGCCACGCGCCAGACAACAATGCTAAAAGCTTTACTACAAAAACGCTATGGAAACCAAGCCTTAGTCTTAGATGTTCCACCGCCCCAACCCCTGCCAGAAAATCTCTGGGGAGAACAATGGTGTTTTGCCACCCTATCAGTAGAATCTTTGCTCACCTCATTTGGTGATGCCCCTATTCCCTATCGTTCCATGCCAGAAGCTTATTTATCCCTGTGTCGAGAATTAGTGGCGGAGCTTCCCATTCCAGGGAGTATCATCTATGCAGGTCGGCAAGCTCGTTATTTATGTCAATGGTTAGCAGATATTAGTCCTGTGAGTTTAAATTATCAAGCCACAGAAATAGGGCAATCCGGTGGCTTAGTTTTAGAAGCTGGATTAATGGATCGTTGGATCTTAGCGACTTTTGCTGATCCTGAAGTGGCTCAGGGAGCGACTCTCTTTGAACAACGCAAAGCAGTTGTCCATCATTTACATTTTTTACTGATTCAGCCGGATAATTCTGGAGCTACTTATACTGGCTTTTGGCTATTACAAACTGAACCATAA
- the rimM gene encoding ribosome maturation factor RimM (Essential for efficient processing of 16S rRNA) → MSNQPEQEQWLEIGTIVAAQGIQGELRVLSSSDFPERFTRKGNLWLRSPHHEAPQAFTLKSGRAVPGKNLFVIRLAEVTDRNQAEALKDYTLLITASDRLPLEENEYHVADLINLKAYHHLTGELIGMVKDVYFAGNDLLVIQLEEQYFPPKPASNEENTVPLPPQPALIPFVQSIVPVVDLPNQRLEIMPPDGLLELFCGQPLIDTIE, encoded by the coding sequence ATGAGCAATCAACCGGAGCAAGAACAGTGGCTAGAGATTGGCACAATTGTTGCCGCCCAAGGGATTCAGGGAGAATTGAGAGTTTTATCTAGTTCGGATTTTCCTGAGCGTTTTACTCGTAAGGGCAACCTTTGGCTGCGATCGCCCCACCATGAAGCCCCCCAAGCCTTTACCCTTAAATCGGGACGGGCAGTACCAGGCAAGAATCTGTTTGTGATTAGATTGGCTGAAGTAACGGATCGCAATCAAGCTGAAGCTTTAAAAGACTATACCCTGCTCATTACCGCCAGCGATCGCCTCCCCCTAGAGGAGAATGAATATCATGTGGCGGATCTGATCAATCTGAAGGCCTATCATCATCTCACCGGCGAATTAATCGGTATGGTGAAAGATGTTTATTTCGCTGGCAATGACTTATTAGTTATTCAGTTAGAAGAACAATACTTTCCTCCAAAGCCAGCCAGTAACGAGGAAAATACCGTACCTCTGCCCCCTCAACCGGCGTTGATCCCTTTTGTGCAGTCCATTGTTCCCGTCGTGGATCTCCCTAATCAACGTCTAGAAATAATGCCTCCTGACGGTTTACTGGAACTATTTTGTGGGCAACCATTGATCGATACGATAGAGTAG
- a CDS encoding transposase has protein sequence MAQVEGLETDLGIKGKSGILQSMQSRSEFLREPSHKIVFHFTPKHCSWLNQIEMWFSMLMSKLLRRGNFMSREQLKTRILDFIDYFNRTMAKSFKWTYQGKALKQ, from the coding sequence GTGGCGCAAGTCGAAGGACTTGAGACCGACTTGGGCATCAAAGGAAAATCAGGCATTCTCCAATCAATGCAAAGCCGTTCTGAATTTTTGCGAGAGCCCAGTCATAAAATTGTCTTCCACTTCACCCCCAAGCATTGCTCTTGGCTCAATCAAATTGAGATGTGGTTCAGTATGCTGATGAGTAAGTTACTCAGACGAGGCAATTTCATGAGCAGAGAACAGCTCAAAACTCGCATCCTTGACTTCATTGATTACTTTAATCGCACTATGGCTAAATCCTTCAAATGGACTTATCAGGGCAAGGCATTAAAGCAATGA
- the menB gene encoding 1,4-dihydroxy-2-naphthoyl-CoA synthase yields MQPDWQVAKVYEDIFYHKWEGIAKITINRPHKRNAFRPKTVIEMYDAFWDAREDAQIGVILLTGAGPHTDGKYAFCSGGDQSVRGEAGYIDEAGTPRLNVLDLQRLIRSLPKVVIALVAGYAIGGGHVLHLVCDLTIAADNAIFGQTGPKVGSFDGGFGSSYLARIVGQKKAREIWYLCRQYSAEQALAMGLVNTVVPIEALEAEGIQWAQEILSKSPLAIRCLKAAFNADCDGQAGLQELAGNATLLYYMTEEGSEGKQAFLEKRSPNFQQYPWLP; encoded by the coding sequence ATGCAACCTGATTGGCAAGTCGCTAAAGTTTACGAAGATATTTTCTATCACAAATGGGAAGGTATCGCTAAAATTACGATCAATCGTCCCCATAAACGCAATGCTTTTCGCCCGAAAACGGTCATTGAAATGTACGATGCTTTTTGGGATGCCAGGGAAGATGCTCAAATTGGCGTGATCCTATTGACAGGAGCGGGGCCCCATACCGATGGTAAATATGCCTTTTGTTCCGGTGGTGATCAATCGGTGCGGGGAGAAGCAGGTTACATCGATGAAGCGGGAACCCCTCGTTTAAATGTCCTGGATCTACAACGGCTAATTCGATCTCTGCCCAAAGTGGTGATTGCTCTAGTGGCGGGTTATGCGATCGGGGGAGGTCATGTTCTGCATTTGGTGTGTGATCTGACGATCGCTGCCGACAACGCTATTTTTGGACAAACAGGGCCGAAGGTGGGAAGTTTTGATGGTGGCTTTGGCTCTAGCTATCTAGCTCGCATTGTCGGCCAGAAAAAAGCACGAGAAATTTGGTATCTCTGCCGTCAATATAGTGCGGAACAGGCCCTGGCAATGGGATTGGTCAACACTGTTGTACCGATTGAAGCCCTAGAGGCAGAGGGCATTCAGTGGGCGCAGGAAATTCTGAGTAAAAGTCCGTTGGCCATTCGTTGTCTGAAAGCAGCCTTTAATGCAGACTGTGACGGTCAGGCTGGCTTACAGGAATTGGCCGGTAATGCAACACTACTTTATTACATGACCGAAGAGGGTAGTGAAGGAAAACAGGCTTTCCTTGAAAAGCGTTCCCCCAATTTTCAACAATATCCTTGGCTTCCTTAA
- a CDS encoding photosystem I reaction center subunit XII gives MALSDTQVLVALVIALLPAILAFRLSTELYK, from the coding sequence ATGGCATTATCTGATACTCAGGTTCTGGTAGCATTAGTGATCGCTTTGTTACCGGCTATTCTAGCGTTTCGGTTGTCAACGGAACTTTACAAATAG
- the hemF gene encoding oxygen-dependent coproporphyrinogen oxidase, which translates to MTVSAVSDPQTSVQPSLPPADAKTRVSQFMQSIQDEICQGLEQLDGKGHFREDSWQREEGGGGRSRVLQNGGFLEQGGVNFSEVWGKELPPSILKQRPEAAGHGFYATGTSMVLHPYNPYVPTVHLNYRYFEAGPVWWFGGGIDLTPYYPFAEDAAHFHRTLKAACDQTNPEFYPVFKPWCDEYFYLNHRQEMRGIGGIFFDYQDGRSPLYRGPHADKAAAQYSNQLAPIQPLDWENLFQFAQNCAQAFLPAYSPIVEKRRNTEYGDRQRQFQLYRRGRYVEFNLVYDRGTIFGLQTNGRTESILMSLPPLVRWEYAYQPAANSPEAELTERFLVPQDWANWKASH; encoded by the coding sequence ATGACCGTTTCTGCCGTTAGTGATCCCCAAACCTCTGTTCAACCTTCTTTACCGCCGGCTGATGCGAAAACCAGAGTCAGCCAGTTCATGCAATCTATTCAGGATGAAATTTGTCAAGGCTTAGAACAATTAGATGGCAAGGGACACTTTCGGGAAGATAGTTGGCAAAGAGAAGAGGGGGGCGGCGGGCGATCTCGGGTGTTGCAGAATGGTGGTTTCCTAGAACAAGGCGGCGTTAACTTTTCGGAAGTTTGGGGCAAAGAACTACCACCATCCATTTTAAAACAACGTCCTGAGGCGGCGGGGCATGGCTTTTATGCAACCGGAACCTCAATGGTATTGCATCCCTACAATCCCTATGTACCAACTGTGCATTTGAATTATCGCTATTTTGAAGCGGGGCCAGTGTGGTGGTTTGGTGGCGGGATTGATCTCACCCCCTACTATCCTTTTGCCGAAGATGCAGCCCATTTCCATCGCACCCTGAAAGCTGCCTGCGATCAAACCAATCCAGAATTTTATCCCGTTTTTAAACCCTGGTGTGATGAATATTTTTATTTGAATCATCGTCAGGAAATGCGGGGTATTGGTGGCATTTTCTTTGATTACCAGGATGGTCGTTCGCCCCTTTATCGTGGCCCCCATGCGGATAAGGCCGCCGCACAGTATAGCAATCAACTGGCCCCGATTCAGCCCCTAGATTGGGAAAATCTGTTCCAATTTGCTCAAAACTGCGCCCAAGCTTTTTTACCGGCCTATAGTCCCATTGTCGAAAAACGACGCAATACAGAATACGGCGATCGCCAACGACAATTTCAACTCTATCGTCGAGGTCGTTATGTGGAATTTAACCTGGTCTATGATCGAGGCACGATTTTTGGTCTGCAAACCAATGGCCGCACTGAATCTATCTTGATGTCCTTACCACCCTTGGTTCGTTGGGAATATGCGTATCAACCAGCGGCCAATTCCCCAGAAGCAGAGTTAACCGAACGCTTTTTAGTTCCTCAAGATTGGGCTAACTGGAAAGCCAGTCATTAG
- a CDS encoding 2-phosphosulfolactate phosphatase family protein produces the protein MKIFVYHTPELTPPESLPDCAVVIDVLRATSTIATALSVGAEAVQTFSDLSELMAVSEQWPSDKRLRAGERGGAKVEGCDLGNSPLDCTPTLMADKRLFLTTTNGTRALQRVQDCSSVITAAMINRQAAVNYLLEKKFATIWLLGSGWEGGYSLEDTVCAGAIACLLSKAQDFTVGNDEVIAAIALYQQWQDQLLDLFQQASHGQRLLKLNCDEDLKYCATLDSLDILPRQKSPGVLVKF, from the coding sequence GTGAAAATCTTTGTCTATCACACCCCGGAACTGACTCCTCCTGAAAGCTTACCGGATTGTGCTGTTGTTATTGATGTTTTGCGAGCGACTAGCACGATTGCCACGGCCTTGAGCGTGGGGGCTGAAGCGGTTCAGACTTTTAGTGATTTATCGGAGCTAATGGCTGTCAGTGAACAATGGCCTTCAGACAAACGACTACGGGCTGGAGAAAGGGGAGGAGCAAAAGTAGAAGGCTGTGATTTAGGCAATTCTCCCCTCGATTGTACACCGACATTAATGGCGGATAAACGTCTTTTTTTAACGACGACCAATGGCACTAGGGCCCTACAGCGCGTTCAAGATTGTTCTTCGGTGATTACAGCGGCCATGATTAATCGTCAAGCGGCGGTGAACTATCTTTTAGAGAAAAAATTTGCAACGATTTGGTTGCTGGGATCGGGTTGGGAAGGTGGTTATTCCCTCGAAGATACGGTCTGTGCTGGCGCGATCGCCTGTTTATTATCAAAAGCTCAGGATTTTACTGTTGGCAATGATGAAGTTATTGCGGCGATCGCCCTTTATCAACAATGGCAAGATCAATTATTAGACCTCTTTCAGCAGGCTAGTCATGGACAGCGGTTACTCAAACTAAACTGTGACGAAGATCTGAAATATTGTGCAACCTTAGATTCTTTGGATATTTTACCCCGACAAAAATCTCCTGGTGTTTTAGTAAAATTTTGA
- a CDS encoding O-antigen ligase domain-containing protein: MSPQAQLVMLLWLPVIFYLFSRYPSQKAILLSFIGGLLFLPQRAGFKLPLIPDYEGMVATCYGILIATFIYDSQRFNDFKWQWIDLPMVCWCICPMFSSLTNDLGAYDGFNGALEQTAVWGLPYLLGRLYLGNLDGLKELALTMLKGGIIYTPLCLYEIKMSPVFHLIIYGYYAHPSGNSQASRGSTWRPSVFMEHGLVVAMFMFTVTLIAIWLWQSKTVKEIWGQSIQTWSIILVLTFILMKSSGSYGYLIYGLIILFVAKFVKSNIPLFLLIFIIVYYLYLGVTGNFNGEAIVDWISKTYSPDRAYSLGYRLKNEEVLRVKAQERMLFGWGGWGRNRIYEYNWRGELVDVSVTDSLWIIVFGINGVFGLVSITTSLLLPVVVFAQFRYPPKTWFHPKVAPSAVLAVCLSLFMLDCLLNVTTNPTFPLICGGISGLVVKEPESLTSENKVSKKSVLKKLTNKGGVRRQPFPKKRSFGNRHPRLL; this comes from the coding sequence ATGAGTCCTCAAGCCCAACTGGTGATGCTGCTATGGCTTCCCGTCATTTTCTACTTATTTTCTCGTTATCCCTCCCAAAAAGCCATCCTTCTGAGTTTCATCGGCGGACTCTTATTTTTACCCCAAAGAGCCGGATTTAAACTACCACTCATTCCAGATTATGAAGGAATGGTTGCCACTTGCTATGGCATTTTAATTGCAACTTTTATTTACGATTCTCAACGTTTCAATGACTTTAAATGGCAATGGATTGATCTGCCAATGGTCTGTTGGTGTATCTGCCCAATGTTCTCTTCGCTGACCAATGATTTAGGAGCCTATGACGGCTTTAATGGTGCTTTAGAACAAACTGCGGTGTGGGGATTACCCTATCTACTCGGAAGACTCTACCTCGGAAATTTAGACGGACTCAAGGAATTAGCCTTAACCATGTTGAAAGGGGGCATCATTTATACTCCCCTTTGCCTTTATGAAATCAAAATGAGTCCGGTTTTTCATCTCATCATTTATGGTTATTACGCCCATCCTTCTGGAAATAGTCAAGCCTCACGGGGCAGCACTTGGCGACCGAGCGTTTTCATGGAACATGGTTTGGTGGTTGCCATGTTTATGTTTACCGTCACCTTAATTGCCATTTGGTTATGGCAGTCTAAAACAGTTAAGGAAATTTGGGGACAGTCGATTCAAACCTGGTCAATTATCCTCGTTTTGACTTTTATTTTAATGAAATCTTCTGGCAGTTATGGCTATTTAATTTATGGTTTGATCATTCTATTTGTTGCTAAGTTTGTTAAGTCTAATATTCCTCTCTTTTTATTAATTTTCATAATTGTTTATTATCTTTATTTGGGAGTAACTGGAAATTTTAATGGAGAGGCGATCGTGGACTGGATTAGCAAAACCTATAGTCCTGATCGTGCCTACTCTTTGGGATATCGTTTGAAGAATGAAGAGGTTCTAAGAGTTAAAGCCCAGGAGAGGATGCTGTTTGGTTGGGGCGGTTGGGGCAGAAATCGTATCTATGAATATAACTGGCGTGGGGAATTGGTCGATGTTTCAGTCACGGATAGTTTATGGATTATTGTCTTTGGCATTAATGGGGTATTCGGTTTAGTAAGTATTACCACTAGCCTTTTACTTCCGGTTGTTGTCTTTGCTCAATTTCGTTACCCCCCTAAAACCTGGTTTCATCCCAAGGTTGCGCCCTCTGCTGTCCTCGCTGTTTGTTTAAGTTTATTCATGTTGGATTGTTTGCTCAATGTAACGACAAATCCCACCTTTCCTCTAATTTGTGGCGGCATTTCGGGGTTAGTTGTCAAGGAACCTGAATCCCTTACTAGTGAAAATAAAGTTTCTAAAAAGTCAGTGCTGAAAAAGCTAACCAACAAGGGGGGAGTAAGAAGACAGCCGTTCCCTAAAAAAAGATCCTTTGGCAATCGTCATCCTCGTCTATTATGA
- the dxr gene encoding 1-deoxy-D-xylulose-5-phosphate reductoisomerase encodes MKRISILGSTGSIGTQTLDIVSQYPEQFQVVGLAAGSNITLLAEQIRQFHPEIVAIRDPNLLDLLKEALTGLEQIPIFVTGEAGIVELARYGDAQTVVTGIVGCAGLLPTIAAIEAGKDIALANKETLIAGGPVVLPLVEKQGVKLLPADSEHSAIFQCLQGVPPGGLRRIVLTASGGAFRDWSVEQLPYVTVQDALKHPNWSMGRKITVDSATLMNKGLEVIEAHFLFGVDYGAIDIVIHPQSIIHSLIEVQDTSVLAQLGWPDMRLPLLYSLSWPDRLYTNWETLDLVKAGSLTFREPDHQKYPCMQLAYSAGRAGGAMPAVLNAANEQAVALFLEEKIAFLDIPRLIEMACDRFATQNTSTPSLSDILAADQWARENVLTASQTLNNGDRLISMV; translated from the coding sequence GTGAAACGCATCTCTATTCTTGGCTCAACTGGCTCCATCGGTACACAAACCCTTGATATTGTTTCCCAATATCCTGAGCAATTTCAGGTGGTGGGCCTAGCGGCGGGGAGCAATATTACGTTACTCGCAGAGCAAATTCGTCAGTTTCATCCAGAAATCGTCGCGATTCGTGACCCAAACTTGTTAGATCTCCTCAAAGAAGCCTTAACTGGATTAGAGCAAATCCCTATTTTTGTGACGGGAGAAGCGGGAATAGTAGAATTGGCACGCTATGGAGATGCTCAAACGGTGGTGACAGGCATTGTGGGTTGCGCCGGACTGTTACCCACGATCGCCGCTATTGAAGCCGGAAAAGATATTGCCTTAGCGAATAAAGAAACCTTAATTGCGGGTGGGCCAGTGGTTTTGCCTTTAGTGGAAAAACAGGGGGTGAAATTATTACCGGCTGACTCAGAACATTCTGCGATTTTCCAATGTTTACAGGGCGTTCCCCCAGGGGGCTTGCGACGCATTGTTTTAACGGCTTCGGGGGGAGCTTTTCGAGATTGGTCAGTGGAACAGTTACCCTATGTAACGGTACAGGATGCCCTTAAACATCCCAACTGGTCGATGGGTCGTAAAATTACTGTTGATTCGGCTACCTTGATGAATAAGGGATTGGAAGTCATTGAAGCCCATTTTCTGTTTGGCGTAGATTACGGTGCCATTGATATTGTCATTCATCCCCAAAGTATTATTCATTCTCTTATTGAAGTACAAGATACCTCAGTTTTGGCACAGTTGGGTTGGCCAGATATGCGTTTACCCTTGCTCTACTCACTGTCCTGGCCCGATCGCCTCTATACCAATTGGGAAACCCTAGACTTAGTGAAAGCCGGTAGTTTAACTTTTCGAGAACCCGATCATCAGAAATATCCTTGTATGCAATTAGCCTATAGTGCTGGTCGGGCGGGTGGGGCCATGCCGGCTGTGTTAAATGCAGCCAATGAACAGGCTGTGGCTCTTTTTTTAGAGGAAAAAATTGCTTTTCTAGATATTCCCCGTTTAATTGAGATGGCCTGCGATCGCTTTGCAACTCAAAATACTAGCACTCCCAGTTTATCGGATATTTTGGCGGCGGATCAATGGGCCAGGGAAAATGTGCTTACGGCTAGTCAAACTTTAAATAATGGCGATCGCCTAATTTCAATGGTTTAA